Genomic segment of Kibdelosporangium phytohabitans:
CCACCTCACCTACGAGGACGCGGACAAGAGCATCGCCGACATCGGCTGGTGGGAAGAACACGACCGGACCGAAAGGCGCATGCTGTTCACGCTGCACGGCAGGCAGGGCGCAGTCCGCTACGCGCTGATCCACACCGGTCCGGACTGGCTGCTGCGCCGAACCAGGCAGCAGCCGTGAACCTGGCCGGGATCCGTGCCGAGATCGTGGCCGGCAACGCGTGGGCCACCGAGCAGGGCTGGGAACCGGTCTACACGGCCGCGCCCGGCGCGCGGATCGTGATCATCGGCCAGGCCCCGGGACGACGGGCGCAGGAAAGCGGTGTCCCGTTCGACGACCCGAGCGGGGTGCGGCTCAGGGAGTGGCTCGGGGTGACCGACGAGCAGTTCTACGACCCCGGCCGGTTCGCGATCCTGCCGATGGACTTCTACTTCCCCGGCAAGGCGGCGAGCGGTGACCTGCCGCCGCGCCGGGACTTCGCGCCGAAATGGCACCCGCGGATCCTGGCCGAGCTCACCGGCGTCCGGCTGACGTTGCTGATCGGCGGCTACGCGCAGAAGCACTACCTCAAGGGCCGCGCCAAGCCGTCGCTGACCGAGACCGTCCGGTCCTATCAGGACTACCTGCCCGGGCTGATCCCGCTGGTGCACCCGTCACCGCTGAACTTCCGCTGGCAGAGCAAGAACCCGTGGTTCGCCGCCGAGGTGCTGCCGGTGCTGCGCGCCGAGGTCGCCAAGGCGCTGTGACGGGACACGCTGGAAGTGGTCGCCGGCGGCACCCGCCCCTACGGCGGTCCGTTCCCGGCTCCCGGCGGCGACCATCGGATCTGGCGCAACGAGGTCGCGCAGCCGGGTGCGTTGGCGTTGCTCGCGATCGGCCGGTACGACGTGAAAGTCTCGACCGGACCGGGTGGCGGGCAGGTGGTCACCGCGTACGGAACCGACCTCGGCCCGCTGGACGCGCCGGCACGCGCGCCGGTCGAACGCACGCCGGAGATCGTCGAGGCACGGGCGAACTGGTTCGGCCCCTGCCCGTACGCCGGGGTGGGCGACCAGTCCGGGCGTCGCGAGAGGCTCGCGGCCTCGCGGCACTGAAGACGTGGTCCTGGACCCCGGCTCCGCCGGAGTCCAGGACCACCCCGGTCAGCTCACGCGCTCGAAGCCGACGCGAAACAGCTGCCCGGCCCGGTCGGTCGCCACGTACAGCTCACCGGCCCGGTCCACGCCGAACGTGCTGACCTGGGCGGGGAACTGGCCGATCCGCGCGTTGGTGTAGGTGCCGTCGCGGTTCTTGCGGATGGCGAACGCCGCCGCTGAACAGTAGTCGGTCGCCACGTACGTCCCGAACGCCAAGCGGGCGTGCTCATGGCCGCGGTAGACGTGCCCGCCGATCACGGCACACCCGTCAACCCTTGTCTGGTAGTGGAAAACCGGTGCCTTGTAGTCGGCTCCCGGTGCGCAGCGTTCCGCGTTGAACACCGCCGGACCCTCCATACAGGACCAGCCGTAGTTCTGCCCACCGCGGAACGCCTTGGCGTGGTTGATTTCCTCGTAGGCGCCCTGGCCGACGTCGGCGATCCACAGTGACCCGTCGAGTGCGTCGAAGGAGAACCGCCACGCGTTGCGCAGGCCGTGTGCCCAGATCTCCGGGCGCGCACCCGGTGTGGAGACGAACGGGTTGGACTTCGGCACGCAGTACGGCAGGTCCCCGCACGTGCGGTTCACGTCGATGCGCAGGATCTTGCCGAGCAGGGTGCCGAGGTTCATCGCGTTCGCGTCCGGGTCACCCGCGCTGCCGCCGTCACCCAGGCTCCAGTACAGGTAGCCGTCGTGGCCGAACGCGAGCTGACCGCCGTTGTGGTTGCTGAACCGGGCGTGGTCCTGCGTCAACAGCACTTGCTCGCTGGCCGGGTCACCGAGCTTGACTCGCGACAGCGTCAACGCGCCGTCCGGCAGGCGCGTGTAGGCCACGTACACCTTCGACGTGTGCGCGAAGTCGCGGGCGGGCACGATACCGAGCAGGCCGCGTTCGTTGGCTGTGCTGTTCACGCGGTCGCTGATGTCCAGAACCGGGTCGGCGGCCAGGCCGTCCTTGGGGTGGAAAGCACGCACGGTGCCGCGCTTCTCGGCGATCAGCATCCGGCCGGTGCGGTCGTTCGCGCCGGTCATCGCCACCGGCCGGACCAGGCCGGTGGCCACTTCGGCTGTGGTGACCCGTAATTGGTCCAACGGGACGCCGTGCCGGGCGGCGTCCGGTTCGACGGCGCTGGCAGGTGAGACCATGGCGGGCAGCAGGGTGGCCACCGCGAAGGCGAGGCCTGTCCGTCTGAGTCCTGACATGCACGAGCTCCTCAACTGTGTGGGAACCCAGTGCTACGCCTACGGGCCGTGATCGGTTCAATCCCCCTCGTCGCCCTGCGCCCAGGCCGCGACTGGCAGGCAGAGGTACACGCCGAACTCCTCGAGGCCGGTCGCCTTGGCGATGCTCCCGTGCAACCGGTCCACGCGGTCCTGGCGGTCGGCGGCCCGGCTCTCGGAGTACTTCGACCGCACCTCGATGACGACGTCGAGGTTGCCGCGGTCGAACGGGCCGAGTTCACGGAAGCGCAGTGCCACGTCACCCGGCTGGAGGTCCCCGTCGTAGGGCTCCTCGGGGCATTCGACCGCGAGCGAGATCAGATGGGGGAGAACCGAACCGAGCTCGCGGAGAGTCTCTTCGGGGACGTGTGACGCGTAGGTGATCTCGACAAGTGGCACAACGTCCACCCTATAGACCTGTGGACGCGACGCTCGGCGACCGGCGTTCCGGGGCCACTGCCTGACAGTCACGGCTCGATCCGGGCCAGTCCCGCTTTGGCGAGCGACTCGCCGCGCGCGTACGAGTGCTCGATCGACACGTGCAGGGCGCGGTCGTAGAGCTTGCGGGCTTCACCGCGGTCGTCGCCGTCCAGCGCGTCATCACCGAGACAGCACAGGGTTTCCACCACCTCGGTCCACAGGCCGAGGTCCTCGGCGATCCGCAGCGCGGCTTCGTGGTCACCGGTGTGCGGTGTCGTCTGTGACCGGGTCGCGCGCAACCGGCCCCAGTGGTCACCGAGTTCCACGAACAGTTCGAGCGCGCGTTCGTGCTCGCCCGCGTCGATCAGGGCGACGGCCTCACCCCAGCGGTCACCGGCCGCGCGGGTGTTCGCCAGGCTGCTGCCGACCATCAGGCTGCCTTCCGGCCCGCCCAGCGCCGAGCCGACGAACCACTGCATGCGCGCCAGCAGCACCGGGTCGTCGATCTCGATCCGCGGCTTGGCGGGCATTCCCGAGCGCAGGGCGAAACCGGCCAGCCATGCCCGCGCGGTCGCCCGGTCGGACCGCGCCCCGCCGGACCTGGCCAGGGCGTTCGTCAGCGACCTGCGTGCCTCGGGGAACCGGCCGCGCAGGAACCAGTACCACGCCAGCGAATTGACCAGCCGCAGCGCCTGGCCGTCGGCTGCGACGTCCAACGCGCGCCTGAGGTTCACGGTCTCGGTGTCCAGCAGCCGCAGATACTGCGGCTGCTGCCTGCCGCGCAGATACTTGTCGGCGTTCCGCGCCACCTCCAGGTAACAGCTGACGAACAAGTCACGGGTCGCGT
This window contains:
- a CDS encoding DNA polymerase ligase N-terminal domain-containing protein, with the translated sequence MDRPAFVLHDHRKPRPHFDLRLEEDGVLRSWAVPRGMPEQGENRLAVPVPDHDLDHLTYEDADKSIADIGWWEEHDRTERRMLFTLHGRQGAVRYALIHTGPDWLLRRTRQQP
- a CDS encoding uracil-DNA glycosylase family protein, translated to MNLAGIRAEIVAGNAWATEQGWEPVYTAAPGARIVIIGQAPGRRAQESGVPFDDPSGVRLREWLGVTDEQFYDPGRFAILPMDFYFPGKAASGDLPPRRDFAPKWHPRILAELTGVRLTLLIGGYAQKHYLKGRAKPSLTETVRSYQDYLPGLIPLVHPSPLNFRWQSKNPWFAAEVLPVLRAEVAKAL
- a CDS encoding PQQ-dependent sugar dehydrogenase; translated protein: MSGLRRTGLAFAVATLLPAMVSPASAVEPDAARHGVPLDQLRVTTAEVATGLVRPVAMTGANDRTGRMLIAEKRGTVRAFHPKDGLAADPVLDISDRVNSTANERGLLGIVPARDFAHTSKVYVAYTRLPDGALTLSRVKLGDPASEQVLLTQDHARFSNHNGGQLAFGHDGYLYWSLGDGGSAGDPDANAMNLGTLLGKILRIDVNRTCGDLPYCVPKSNPFVSTPGARPEIWAHGLRNAWRFSFDALDGSLWIADVGQGAYEEINHAKAFRGGQNYGWSCMEGPAVFNAERCAPGADYKAPVFHYQTRVDGCAVIGGHVYRGHEHARLAFGTYVATDYCSAAAFAIRKNRDGTYTNARIGQFPAQVSTFGVDRAGELYVATDRAGQLFRVGFERVS